GATCGAGGGTCGTGTCGCGTGGCTCGACGTCGACCTCGCAGCCCTGCACGCCGCCCCGCGCCGTTCGGCGACGGCGGTGGACGTCAGCCGTTTCCCGTCGAGCGACATCGACCTCGCCTTCGTCGTGCCCGACGGCGTTGCCGCCGCCGACGTGCTCGCCACCCTGCAAGCGGCCGCCGGCGACCTGCTCGTCCACGCCGAGCTGTTCGACGTCTACCGCGGCACCGGCGTGCCCGAAGGCCACCGCAGCCTGGCCTTCCGGCTGCGGTTCTGCGCCCTCGACCGGACCCTCACCGACGCCGAAGTCGGCGAGCGGCGCGCTGCCGGCATCGCCGCAGTCGAGAAGAGCCACGGAGCGACCTTGCGCGGCTAACGCCTTCGCGGACCTACGCGGATGTGTGTATAATCATGCAATGGCGAAGGTGGCGGTACTCGGCGCGTCGGGATACGCAGGGGCGGAGCTGCTGCGGTTTCTCGCCGGCCACCCGGAGTTCGAGGTCACCTACGCCACCGGCGACAGCGCCGTCGGCGCGCCGGTAGCCGACAGCTACCCCAGCCTCGCCGCCGCCTATCCCGACCTGGTGTACGAGGCCGTCGACGTCGACAAGGCGACGCAGCACGACCTCGTCTTCCTGGCGCTGCCCCACGGCGCGTCGGGCGCCGTCGTGCCGCAGCTCGTCGACAAGGTCGGCGGGATCGTCGACCTCGGCGCCGACTTCCGCCTGCGCGACGCCGCGCTGTACCCGCGGTGGTACGGCGAGGCGCACCCGGCGCCCGAATTGCTCGGGCGGTTCGTGCACGGCATCCCCGAGCTGTACCGCGACGAGATCAAGCAGCAGAAGCTCGCCGCCGCCGCCGGCTGCTACCCGACGGCCGCCGCCCTAGCGCTGGCCCCGCTGGTCAAGGCGGGGCTCATCGCGACGACGGGCGTGATCGTCGACGCGGCGTCGGGGGTGTCGGGCGCCGGCAAGGTCCCCAAGCCCAATACGCACTTCAACACCGTCGACGAAGACTTCACCGCCTACGGCCTGCTGACGCACCGCCACACGCCCGAGATGGAGCAGGCGACGGGCGCCGAGATCCTGTTCACGCCCCACCTCGCGCCGATGAACCGCGGCATCCTCGCCACCTGTTACGCCCGGCCGGTGGGCTCACAGTCCACCGCCTCGGTGCTGGAGGCACTCCACGCCGCCTACGCCGAGGAGCCCTTCGTCGTCGTGAGCGAGCGGTCGCCGTCGACCAAGGCGACGCTCGGATCGAACGCGGCGCACATCACCGCCCGGGTCGACGACCGCACAGGATGGGTGGTGGCGATCTGCGCCATCGACAATCTCGGGAAGGGCGCAGCGGGCCAGATGGTCCAGTGCGCCAACCTCATCGCCGGCCTGCCCGAGGCGACCGGCCTGACCACGGCGGGGGTCTATCCGTAATGAGCGTCACTG
The window above is part of the Acidimicrobiales bacterium genome. Proteins encoded here:
- the argC gene encoding N-acetyl-gamma-glutamyl-phosphate reductase, producing MAKVAVLGASGYAGAELLRFLAGHPEFEVTYATGDSAVGAPVADSYPSLAAAYPDLVYEAVDVDKATQHDLVFLALPHGASGAVVPQLVDKVGGIVDLGADFRLRDAALYPRWYGEAHPAPELLGRFVHGIPELYRDEIKQQKLAAAAGCYPTAAALALAPLVKAGLIATTGVIVDAASGVSGAGKVPKPNTHFNTVDEDFTAYGLLTHRHTPEMEQATGAEILFTPHLAPMNRGILATCYARPVGSQSTASVLEALHAAYAEEPFVVVSERSPSTKATLGSNAAHITARVDDRTGWVVAICAIDNLGKGAAGQMVQCANLIAGLPEATGLTTAGVYP